A region of the Mus musculus strain C57BL/6J chromosome X, GRCm38.p6 C57BL/6J genome:
CCCTCCATTATGGGGTTGCCCTAGGCACCAGGGCATCACGATGGGTAAGAGACAGAAGGACACCTTTGTGGATACTGAGGCCCATTGCAAGAGAGGCATCCTGATCCTGAAGTACCCCCATTGGTCATGACATTGTCACAAACTGGTTCAATATGGAGAAGATCTGGCACCAAACATTCTACAACAAACTGCATGTGGTCCTCCAAAGGAACACTGTGCTGCTCACCATTCCCCCTAGAGCCCTAAGGCCAACTGTGAAAAGATGACCCACATCATTTTTGAGACTTATAAAATCACAACCATGTAAGTAGCCATCCAGTCTGTGCTGTTCCTCTAGGCCTCTGGTCATACCACTGCGATTTTGATGGAGCCCAGAGATGGGGTCACACAGAATGTGCACATCTATGAGATAATGTGCATATCTCTGCTCTCCTTGTGCCATCCCGTGTCTGGACCTAGCTGGCCTGTACCTGACAGCCTACCACATGAAGTTCATGACCACATGTGGATATAGTTCACCAAAAAGctgggagggaaatcatgcctaatATCAGAGAGAAGCTGTGCTATGTTGCCTTAGACTTCCAGCAAGAGATGGCCACTGATGCGTTCTCTTCCTCAGCAGACAAGAGCTATAAGCATCCAGGTCATCACTATTGTCAATAAGCAGTTCTGCTGCCCTTAGGCTTTTGTTTAGCCTTCCTTCTTGGGTAATGGAATCCTGTGGCAACcacaaaacaacatttaattccaTCATGAAGTGTGACACTGACATTCTGTACATTTATAAATGATATTCAGATTTCTATAATCTCCCTAACCTTTCTCGACTCCTGCCCACTTCTACAAACCTTTTAATCCCCCTAGTTCTGTTTCagacattggttttgtttgtttgtgtttgagaatCCTAGAGTTTAACTAGGATTATCAGTATGACCATGAGCTCAAAACTCTTTCTTGGAGGCCAGATGCAGGACACTGGATCTGGATCACTGGATGTATGGAAGATAAGGATTCTCTCTCCCTCAGAACCCACCAATATTTCACCAAAGGAGGGAAAAGTTGAAATGGTCATTTCCTGGCCCATTATTTACTGTGGGGAGGTTTTAGTCATGGGTAGACTTTACATATActcacaggtgttgggaagtCGTGACTGCACAGGTGGTCCTGTAGTGAAGAAAACAGATTCCATAGCCCTCCTCTTTATGGtccagtttttatatattttctgctccttttttttcctctgaagatCCATGAGGGTTCATGCCTAAACAAGATAGTAATACCATTCAGCCATCTCTTACTATCGTGGTTTGAGCAGTTATGCATATTATTCCTCACTGTAGTTTATTGCGAAAAGGGGTTCTCTGAATGAATCTTGAAGTAGAATTTCCCCTAGATATAAACATAGATACTTAGAAGGGAGCTTGACACCTTGAGACTTTACATAAACAACAGTAATAAATTCTCCCCTAGGGCCAAAGGCATTTTCTATCCTCCTGTGGAACTGGCCTCAAATCTAATCACAGATACACTGGCTATCCCTATAACAGTGATGTCACTATTGTGTAGCTGGACACATCTTTCTTGGTAGATTGGTATTGTACATCATAAGGTTCATATCTGGGTAACTCTGTTGATGCCATTACTCTGCCAGCATCCTGAATAGCACAATCCAGAACTATGAAATCTAACTAGATGGAAGGAAGTTTTCAGTTACATGCCAGCtcaatttctctatattttacaACCTCGATGTGGTTTGTCTTTTGTAGCAGGGTCTTATCATATATTCATGGTAGGCAAACAGAAAGAGTGTGAAGAACCTGTATTATTTTCAAGATTTCTGAGAACTTCCTGAACATACCtggcattgggatttttttttttcgctTGATTTTCAGCAGCAGTACTATGTAGACATACAGGCCATCTACCAGCTAAATATGTGTCTTTTGAGactttatcaattttattataaacagtAAGTTTCCATGTGGATTTTCAAGTATATCCTTAGCTTTGTTTATCCCCTCATCCCACCAGCTTTTCTACCCTATCTCTACTTAAAATTTCCTCATAGGTTGAATATTCATATTAGTGATTGTACAAGTAATGGGCTTATGAGAGGACAAACACTTTCACAACTTAAGCATTTCTGGGAAtctattagagaaaaaaagaatcaatataatAATCTATCAAAAGGAGGTGGCCCTTGAGTGGGGTAAAATGCTCATGTTGCAACTGCAAGCCAATACTGATACTGACACTGTCAGGATCATACTTCCTAGTAACATTTATTGTGGTGAAACCTTCACTCTTCTCACAGATTATTCTTGTGATATCATCTAGGcatgactaaaagcaaacaaattaagGAATGTGACTTTTTATTACCCCTGAAACTATTATGAACTtaagatttctgatttctttggaaagtcgggtACATTATATGGTGATTCTCTGGGAGAGAAAggttaaatgatgttttgctaaggcagacaCTGGTGAAAGGATGCTTTGATACTGAAGATGCACATGAAAGAAGGTTTGGCTGAGGCCAACACATGGGTGACAGgatgatttgctgaagtagacacaattgaGAGGATGTTTTACAGAGGGAGATACAGGTTAGAAGATGTTTTGTTAAGACAGACTTGTGAGAGGAGATGTGGTGTTAAGAAAGAATATAACTATGACCTCACAGACACTTGGAGGAGtgtcttgcattggttcaccttgctctgCCTCCATAGACTTTGCTGGCCAGGCTCTGGGAATGGATTGCCAGCacagaggaataaaaagaaatatttaaacatttgacTTGGCTTCTTACAGATTGCAATTTATTAACAGTAAGGAGTCCATATAAAGTTAATATGTAAATGCAAATcagtaaaacaaaaccataaaacacgCATACATATGCAAGTTAAACAAATAACTAGATTTATAAGgaacttttagaaatatatatatatatataggcaaagCATACACAGAAATTGTTGACATAGGCATACAACTACTTGCATGAAATACTTCTCATTAATCCTAATCAAAAGAGGCTAACAATAAAATTAGCAATAACAATGTTTACTGTTTATATTGGCAAAAGCAGTTAGAAAGTGATTATCTCAAATACTACAGACATTTGAGTGCTCATAGTCAAGGGTCAAGGGTTGGAATATGTACAATCTTAAACACACATCAGGATGAATTTGGCCTGGTTGTtctctttaaggaaaagaaaattcagatGGCAAGGTTGAAAAACAAGGTGAACTAGGTTCTCCAGTTTGATGGAGGTCATCTTCAGCAAAATAGTGTGGCCCATTTAGAAAtagtgggagaagggagaggtgaggggaaaggaggagcagaatgggaaaaggaaaggaagaaggaatttaggaataatggaagggagggaggaagggagatgggaggatggTGGGGCAAATGtgcaagggaggaaggggaaggaagagggagagggaggggttgcTATCAGGAGGCGGGGCCTGTGCTCAGGCAACACACATGTGGACAATGAAGAATGCCCTGCCTTCTCTGTGACATCAGAATCTGTAGTAGAGAAACCCAGAGAAGTCTAGGCAGGACTGGCAGACTACAGCAATGCCTCAACCAAGAAGCCTCTGCGAGAGCTTGTTCTAGGAATTTTCATCAATGGGGCTTTTAGTCAGCAGGGTCTTGAGATGCAGGGATTCCAGTCTGTTAGAGCCACAGCCAGAAGCCATAGCCGGAGCCAGCTACATTCCTGGCAGTCGCAAGCGAAAAAGAaacagtttggaggagttggcaaCAAGTTCTAATGTTCATGGACCTCAAAACCAGGGAATGTATCCACATCAAGTTCTCAACTACATCTACTGGAAAAGGGTTAAGATCTCATCTAATGATGCttatcaaaacttatttttggACGGGCATGATAGCGACATTAAAATCCGTGCTCTGGGAAGAACATGGTGTTTacacaaagtatttttatgtcagtCAGGCTACTTTGCTAACATTCTCAAAGGTACTTGGAGagaatcacaccaaggtgttATAAATCTGatcattaagaatgaggatattgATACCCGATCTCTGCATTTTGTGTTTGGTGCTTTGTACACGGATGCGGATTTGTCAATAACACCTCTGGAAGTTCCTCAAGTTTTGGCAGCAGCATGCCTGCTTCGGGTGGATCGAGTAATTCAGCAGTGTGAAGGAATCATGAAAGAAACTATCAACAGGAACACTGTGTGCTCCTATTATTTGGCAGCAGAAACCTATAGATTAAAAGCTGTAAAGACGAGATGCTTTGAATGGCTTCTTTGCAATTTGATGGTACATCCAAGTGTGGCACTTTACAAGAAAGTAGATTTGAAGTTGATGTATCTTCTAGCACTGTCTTCTGACTTACTAGTCATGCAAAAGGAGATTGATGTATATACCACACTAAAAATATGGATGTTCCTTTATCTTAATCCATGCTGGAACGGAACCATGAAACAGCTTTTACAACACGCAAACAACTGGCTTTCCACCCACATGGCATATGTTGATAACATCAGTTTTCTTGAAAGTGAAGAAGGACTAATATTTCAACCCGTGTTTAAAAAGCTGAGATTTCAGCACATCATCTGTGACTTGACTTCCACAACTATTCTTGAACAAGATCGACTAATACCTATGGCATGGTTGTCACCCATTTACAAACAACAGTGGTTGACTTTGCTGCGAACACAAGAATATGGGGTAATTGGACCACAAGTTATCAATGAACAAGAACTTGAAGAATGCACCATGAGGTGTGGTACAATGATCCCCAAAGATGGAAGATATACTTGGAAGTGGTCAGTTGGACGACTTGGCTTTCCTTTACGTGTGACCTTTACCAGGCAGTGTGTAATTTTAAGGCAACGGTGTCAGAGGTGTGATGGTTCTGCTTGCCACAACCATATCCGAAATGTCATATTCAGAATAACTTTGGTGTGTTTTGATTCCAACAAAAGAGTAACTTTCAGAAAGACAACAGGTTATAAAATCCTCACCTTTGAATATAACGAGGAGCAAATTGTAATGAAATTGGATAGTGATGCACTAACCTTCCCTATGTGTATATTCTGCAATTTCCTTTTTGTAAACCtaggaaatgcagaaaacaagtaaTCTTATCAATTATTAGACTGTAAGCATTTTACAAGTATTGAATGGCTCATTTAATATGAAGGCTGTGTAATGACTACAGTGAGGAAGACCCAAAACAAATTCAATATTCTTTGGAGTCTAGTACCACCAGAAGTGATTGCTTCCCTCCATCACCTTATTTCCATGTATTTCTGAAGAAAACCTTTACTTCCAACAAAGTATTTgtcaaatcaaataaacctaatcTTCTGATTTAAATTTACCATCGAGATCCAAGCTTGGAATGGAAAGAAGAGACTATATTTGCAAGGTAAAACATCTCAGTCAACTTGTTAAGTAGATTTGGCCCTAGCTAAAattgagacaaaataaaatcatgccaTTGTTGAAACTGTTGTGAACCAATGCATTCATTATGTCATTATTATAAGACGTAAATCATTGGTTAAAAGGGAATATTTGAGATTACTCTCTGTGTGGGCtttcaaataactaaataatgtCGTTTGGGTTTGGAAAACATTTACTGCTGACTATGTCTAACtaactatatatgcacacatacagacatttatCTTATACTTAAATTTCATGCCCTATCTTGGATAAGCAAGGgaattatatatgcaatatatttacatagaactatatatacttatgtaatatatttatgtattgatgTAAGGGTAAATACCAAGAATCCAATTTTTGAAAGGGATAAACAagataggaaatggaaaataGGCCTTCATGATACCTATCATTTGCTATCAAGGTATGAGCTGTATCATAGTATACTGATCAATTTCTCTGCCttaatttcttttactgttgcagtgattttatgtttttaaaaagaccttatGAAATCACCTTAGGGGCAACAGTTTCAATTATCTCAGACTTTGAGTCTCTAGGCTTCTGCGGCAGGAGGTTGAAGAAACTGGTCACATCACACCTACAGTAGAAAGAGATCACCTTAATGCAAGTACATCAATAACTTTCTCCGTTGTGTAGAGTTCAAGATTAGAGTCAAGGAATAGTGCGACCCCGGATAGGTAGGTCTTCCCAAGTCACTTTATGCACTCAAGATAACCTCCAACAGGCATTCCCAGAGCCTGGACTCTCACATGATTGTAGATGCTGTCACAATTCTTCCTCTTGTCAACATGATACAGGAACACACCACTTTTAAGCCATAACCTAACAACCTTTGGTCTTCATAGGTTCACAACCATGGCATGGTACAAAATTCACTGTATCCAACTTTGAAAGTCCCATAAATAGTTCCCTTGTTCAATGTGGCTCGTTCTGTGCCAATGCCATGATGATTTTactactatagctttgtagtctAATTTGAACTGGGAATGGAGTCCCCAGCAGTTCCTTTTTAattcaggattattttagctatcctgagttttcattttattttctagatgaagctgagagttgtcctttcaaggtctttACCTTATTTCTCTTGGTTACTAGGCCTCATGTGCTCATGATGCCTCCTAAGTTGACTAGGCTTCACCTATGTCTACTAGTACTCACATGTACACCATGGCTCATATGGATATTCCAGTTACCCACCATTACTGGGCCTCCCATGCATGCCAGGTACTGCAAAAGCCTTTCAGTCCTTCCAGGCTAAGGAAGCTAGAAACGTTTACCACATCTCCAGTGTTTACCAACCCTCTCAAACTCACCCAGCCACCAGGGTACTAGGATCCACCTGATTACAAAGCCTTCCATACTCTCCAGGCCTCCCTTGGTTAATGGCACTCACTTGCTTGCCAGGCCTCACATGATTACTAGGCCTCACTTGGCTACTAGGCCTCAAGTGGTTTCTAGGTTTTTCATGGTTTTGAGAGCTTCCATGTATACTAAGCTGCTCATACTAACCAGGCTTCCCCTGTACACCTGGCCTAACCTGCCATCCAAGACTCTATTAGTTACTGGATCTCCAATGCTTCCTGTGCATTTTATGCTTGCTTACCAGGCCTCTCACATTTACATAACTCACATCCTTACTAGTCCTTCCAAGATTTTCAGGTCTTTCTTTGTTACTAGGTCTTCCATAGTTAGTAGTACATCCCGTTCTTTCTCAGCTAATCATGCTGTCCATGCCTCCTAAGCTTCCCAGGCCTCCGTGGCATTCAACTTTGCCAAATAGTTCTAGACCTCCCATGCTTTCCCTATCTTCCATGAGTTCTAGcgtttctgtgtttactaggcctccTAATTCTGACTAAGCTTCTCTTGCTCACTGAGCCTCCTAACTTTTTCAAGAATCTCAAGCTAACCAGACCTTTTGTGTCCATCAGATACCCTATTTGTACTAGGTCTCCTATGTTTCCAGGTCTTCTCTAGGTTCTAGGACTCTCCTGCTTACTAGGCTTCCCCATGCTTGGATCCATCTCATCCTTGGCAGTCCTTTTCCAGGCCTCACAAGCTTAACACTCCTCTGATGTATtttcacacctcccaatccttctagaCCTCCAGGGCTTTCCCCATCATTTTTGGATTCTAGCATCCCCAGGCTTAGTAACCCTGTCCTTATTCACCAGGCTTCTAATGCTTATCACACCTCCTAAGCTTTCCAGGTTCCAGGGCTTAGCAAGCCGCAAGTTTTTCTCAGAACGCCCATGCATCCGAGGTCACCCAAAATTAACAGGTATTCCAGGGAGCCATAACCTGCTTGGTCACAAGGCCTTCCACATTCTCTAGGTCTCCCTAAGTTACTAGACCTCATTTGTGTACCAGACCTCACATTTATATTAGACTTCATTTGGCTTCTGTGCTTTATAAAACTCTAATCATTATTGAGACCTTCTATGTGTACTGAGATACTCATATTACCCAGCATTCCCATGTACATCTGGCCTAACAGGCCAAGTAGGACTCCCATGGTCCCTAGGTCTTCCAATTGCTGCCAGGATACTCAAGAATTCCAGGACTCCTAAGATTCCCAAGCCTCTCAAGAATACCCGGTTTCCAATGGTTATCAGACCTCCCATCCTTAATAGGCCTCCCatgctttccaggtcttcctaGGCTTCTAAGACTCCCATGCTTACTAGACCTCCCCACATTGGAGGTTGCTCATCCTTATCAAGCCTGCTGACATTTCCAGGCCTCTCAGGCTTACCGGGCCTGCCatgtttataagacttgccatcctTACCAGTCCTTCCATAATTCTCAGGTCTTCCATGGGTTCGGGGAATCTCATACATCCCAGGCTTCCCAATGCTTATAGGCTGCTCATgcttaccagaccacctaagattTCCAGGCCTCCCAGGTATGACAGGCCAAAGAAGTTTTTTTCAGACGTTCCATACTTTCTAATCCTTCCATGCTTTTCAGTGTccttgggttctaggacagccatgcgtCTTGGGACTGCCCATGAACACCAGGCTTTCTGGCTTAATAGGATTACCAGGTCTTCCATATTATAGAAACTCTCATActtaaaagatttcccatgctttcCAGGTATTCCTTGGTTTATGTTTCCCATGATTACTAGGTCTGTCCATGAGAGCCAGTCAACTAAAACTtaccatgctttctttttttgcaattgtattgctctttattttttatataatttaaatataaatcacatttttgttcctttaggataatgaagtt
Encoded here:
- the Btbd35f28 gene encoding germ cell-less homolog 1 family member — translated: MGLLVSRVLRCRDSSLLEPQPEAIAGASYIPGSRKRKRNSLEELATSSNVHGPQNQGMYPHQVLNYIYWKRVKISSNDAYQNLFLDGHDSDIKIRALGRTWCLHKVFLCQSGYFANILKGTWRESHQGVINLIIKNEDIDTRSLHFVFGALYTDADLSITPLEVPQVLAAACLLRVDRVIQQCEGIMKETINRNTVCSYYLAAETYRLKAVKTRCFEWLLCNLMVHPSVALYKKVDLKLMYLLALSSDLLVMQKEIDVYTTLKIWMFLYLNPCWNGTMKQLLQHANNWLSTHMAYVDNISFLESEEGLIFQPVFKKLRFQHIICDLTSTTILEQDRLIPMAWLSPIYKQQWLTLLRTQEYGVIGPQVINEQELEECTMRCGTMIPKDGRYTWKWSVGRLGFPLRVTFTRQCVILRQRCQRCDGSACHNHIRNVIFRITLVCFDSNKRVTFRKTTGYKILTFEYNEEQIVMKLDSDALTFPMCIFCNFLFVNLGNAENK